From a single Planctellipticum variicoloris genomic region:
- a CDS encoding J domain-containing protein: MNEPADSPRWELLPHDPEGFFGLESGYDRTVLKRAYNRYLKQFKPEKFPEEFQRIRAAYEALDQELRYGAREPRGPAVQPYRWNPAAETTPPSAGPDVRPTRPEARPAPPPASPPLHVRLEHESPQTLLDELKRKPSKSPYDYFCLALIGDALPDADDLRLLKWVLAGLKEHPRDPALFHLLYESLRTALPPDAISKVLIAVSQVVQGDRFYFLTEPVWDVLLKSATFKTFRETLKECESRQPVHEVLGRNTFYLHLLRKALWRADDDWLAAGFALLDDAAGELPHRLEWDLEVLMVLRTYREQRDQFLDGSSLRAAVDRVIRVYCEEDDAAVERAFLTFQLRAASDADEVLAAFPFDDDDDQSCAVVWQTWCWIEAEVSGRLGLSRPDEELQPKRKRSMRKWLEAMEVRGNGSLGGQVWDVLSLGVGFSQVAASAVVFVLAFSVIYLVWPTSSSFVVLFETAVSGLAAWQGGRLIFNRIVAPWWHGYCRRKGRKIYAKIWRPEFANYLQQTRLRFGDARDLMTDRYDERLQLCSWLLRYSQGDFGLAFYATALQYAA; the protein is encoded by the coding sequence ATGAACGAACCCGCCGATTCGCCGCGCTGGGAGTTGCTTCCCCATGATCCGGAAGGCTTCTTCGGACTCGAATCCGGCTACGACCGCACCGTCCTCAAACGGGCCTATAACCGGTATCTCAAACAGTTCAAGCCTGAGAAATTCCCCGAGGAGTTCCAGCGCATCCGGGCGGCCTACGAAGCCCTCGACCAGGAGCTGCGCTACGGAGCCCGCGAACCCCGAGGTCCGGCCGTCCAGCCCTATCGCTGGAACCCCGCCGCGGAGACGACGCCACCCTCAGCCGGTCCGGATGTTCGTCCGACCCGGCCGGAAGCCCGGCCCGCTCCCCCTCCCGCGTCGCCCCCTTTGCATGTTCGTCTCGAACACGAGTCGCCGCAGACGCTCTTGGACGAACTCAAACGCAAACCCTCGAAGTCGCCCTACGACTACTTCTGCCTGGCGCTGATCGGCGATGCGCTCCCCGACGCAGATGACCTCCGGCTGCTGAAATGGGTGCTCGCCGGTCTCAAGGAGCATCCCCGCGATCCGGCTCTGTTTCATCTGCTCTACGAATCGCTCCGGACGGCGCTGCCCCCCGACGCAATCAGCAAAGTTCTCATCGCCGTTTCGCAGGTCGTCCAGGGGGACCGCTTCTACTTCCTGACGGAACCCGTCTGGGACGTGCTGCTGAAGTCGGCGACCTTCAAGACCTTCCGTGAAACATTGAAAGAGTGCGAATCCCGGCAGCCCGTTCACGAGGTCCTGGGACGCAATACGTTCTATCTGCACCTGCTGCGGAAGGCTCTCTGGCGGGCCGATGACGACTGGCTCGCCGCCGGCTTTGCACTCCTCGACGATGCGGCGGGCGAATTGCCCCATCGCCTGGAGTGGGACCTGGAAGTCCTGATGGTGCTCCGCACCTACCGCGAGCAGCGCGATCAGTTTCTGGACGGCTCTTCCCTCCGGGCGGCTGTCGACCGGGTCATCAGAGTCTACTGCGAAGAGGACGACGCCGCGGTCGAGCGGGCGTTTCTGACATTCCAGCTCCGCGCCGCCTCCGACGCCGACGAAGTGCTGGCGGCGTTCCCGTTCGATGATGACGACGACCAGTCCTGCGCCGTCGTCTGGCAGACCTGGTGCTGGATCGAGGCGGAAGTCAGCGGCCGGCTGGGGCTGAGCCGACCCGACGAAGAACTGCAGCCGAAACGAAAACGCTCCATGCGCAAGTGGCTGGAGGCGATGGAGGTCCGCGGCAACGGCTCGCTCGGCGGACAGGTCTGGGACGTCCTCAGCCTCGGCGTCGGTTTCTCGCAAGTCGCAGCCAGCGCCGTCGTCTTCGTTCTGGCCTTCAGCGTGATCTATCTGGTCTGGCCCACGTCGTCGTCGTTTGTCGTCCTGTTCGAGACTGCGGTAAGCGGACTGGCCGCCTGGCAAGGCGGACGGCTGATCTTCAACCGCATCGTCGCCCCCTGGTGGCACGGATACTGCCGGCGAAAGGGCCGGAAGATTTACGCCAAAATCTGGCGACCGGAATTCGCCAACTACCTCCAGCAGACCCGGCTGCGATTCGGCGACGCGCGAGACCTGATGACCGACCGCTACGACGAACGCCTGCAGCTCTGCTCCTGGCTGCTGCGTTACAGTCAGGGCGATTTCGGCCTCGCCTTCTACGCCACCGCCCTGCAATACGCCGCATAG